A window of Corvus cornix cornix isolate S_Up_H32 chromosome 4, ASM73873v5, whole genome shotgun sequence contains these coding sequences:
- the MED28 gene encoding mediator of RNA polymerase II transcription subunit 28, producing the protein MAGALGGMFGSQAPGPPPPGPPGPPGLIPPPAGPRNPNNTLVDELEASFEACFASLVSQDYVNGTDQEEIRTGVDQCIQKFLDVARQTECFFLQKRLQLSVQKPEQVIKEDVSELRNELQRKEALIQKHLSKLRHWQQVLEDISVQHKKPAEMPQGPLAYLEQASANIPAPMKQT; encoded by the exons ATGGCGGGCGCGCTGGGCGGGATGTTCGGCTCCCAGGCtccggggccgccgccgccggggccgcccggcccgcccggccTCATCCCGCCGCCCGCGGGACCGCGCAACCCCAACAACACGCTGGTGGACGAGCTGGAAGCCTCCTTCGAG GCCTGCTTCGCCTCGCTGGTGAGCCAGGACTACGTGAACGGCACGGACCAGGAGGAGATCCGCACCG GTGTTGATCAGTGCATCCAAAAGTTTCTGGATGTTGCAAGACAAACTGAATGcttttttctacaaaaaagaCTGCAGCTATCAGTCCAGAAACCAGAACAAGTAATTAAAGAG GATGTTTCAGAATTAAGAAATGAAttgcagagaaaagaagcatTAATTCAGAAGCATTTGAGTAAACTGCGACACTGGCAACAGGTCCTGGAAGACATCAGTGTGCAGCACAAAAAGCCTGCAGAAATGCCTCAAGGTCCATTAGCTTACCTAGAACAAGCATCTGCGAATATTCCTGCTCCAATGAAGCAAACATAA